In the Methylosinus sp. LW4 genome, CTGCGCGAATGTCGCAGGACGATGGCGCGGCGATTCCGATGGCAAAATTTTTCTGCTGCGACGAAATGACTCACTCGACAAGGCCGCTAATTTCGGCGGGCTGAGTCGCGCGATCTCACAAAGGATGAGTCCTGAAAGGACGTTAGCGCGTAAGCGTTGCTGTGGCGACGACTCGTCCAACCAAAACAGCGGGCTATTGCGTAGGGGTGACGTTGCTGTATTCTCGAGATCGAGACCTGTGGCGAAGGCGGCGCGCGCGGTTCCCAGCTGACATAATTTGCGTGCGCGCGAAATTCGATGCAGCGAAATTGAAAGCGGACGCGCAGAACGCGCCCGACAAGACATTTTCATTCGATTAGGGGACCGCGAAATGACAGCATCATTCCCGCGTCGAAAGCAGCCGCGCGATTTAATTTCTGGGCGCGAAATATTGGCCGCCTTGCAGAACGAAACGATGCACCCACGCGTTCAAGGAACGCTACTTCGAAAATGTGACGAGACACTCGACTGCTTGATGGAGTTCTCTGATCAAAACACGCCTAGCCCCGCGTCAAGAGGACGTAAGCGGCTCGATCAGCGGCGCGGTGCCGATGCAGTTCGATATATCGAGCAGATGATCCGCCAAATCGTGGCGACCGTGCCCGCGAGCGCGGGTGAAAAGATGGGGAAGATGGCTATCTATCGGGAATACGCAGATTTCAGCGAAGGGCGACCAGAAGTGTTGAGGATCCTGTTGCGAGCTGCCTGTGACGAGATGGAGCGGGAGTTTCTTGGAACAGCGAAACATACAATCGGAGATTCGTGAAATTTCGCGGTCCGCATTCGCGTACATGTCTTCTAGCGTCGGGTGGTCGAAAGGAGACCACCATGAAACCACATATGCTTGCGATCGGGGCGATATTCGCCTCGACGATTGCCCTCGCCGAGCCCGGAATTTGTCGGGCGGGCGTAGAGAGCGACGCCCATGGGCCGGAAGCCTCGTTTGCTTCCGAACGGCCGAGCGGCGACGCCGCCGTGACTTTCAGCGCCGCGGGGCTATCGCCTCTTCCGCCGGAACTCGTCGAGCAAACGCCGGCGCTCAGGCATCTCGCAGGAAGCGGCGCGCAGCTGTTCGACGTGGGAACTGCGCATGGTCTGCGCGTTGTCGTGGCGCGACAGCGCGAAGAATTCATGATCTTGCAGGTTGCTCCCGATGGTGAGGCTATTGTCGCAGGCGCACAGGCCGATTTGTCGGCGACGCTGCTACTCGTGATCGCGGGTCGAGACGAGTCGCGCGTGACGGATCTCGGAACCAGTCATGGAATGCACGGGCTATTCGTGCGAAACGGTCGACAGTTCCAGGTATTTTACGCGACGCCCGACGGCGAGCGCGTGATCCCGGGCGTCATGTGGGACGCGAGTGGAAAAAACATCACGCGTGAACAAGTCGCTCCTTTGCCGGGCGTGACGCCGACCGTGACGATCGGGGGCGAGAAGGAGATCGGAGCGACGAGCGCCGGCGGCCGAAGCAATTCCGTCTCGGCATTGGAGGCCGCTCGAAGCGCGATGTTCGGGACGATGGGATCAGAGACCGCGCCGAGAATCTATGTCTTCATCGATCCACTATGCGGATATTCCGTTCGCGCCCTTCAGCAATTGCAACCGTTCGTCGCCGCGGGGAAGGCGCAGGTCGCGCTCATTCCCGTATCGGTGCTCGACTATGAGGATGAAGGCCGGAGTACCAAGAGCGCCTTGGCGATGTTGAGCAAGCCTTCCGACCAAATGGCGGCCGCGTGGTCGCGCGGCGATTTGAACAGGGCGCCGGCGAAGGAAGCGGACGAGTTGCTTCGTCGAAACATGGCGATCGCCGAAGCGGTCGGTTTGCGCGGGACGCCGACGGTGATCTGGCGCAAGCAGGATGGTTCGGAGGGGCGCGTCGACGGGCTGCCAGAGGATTGGAACGCTGTCATCGCATCGATGGGGAGCGAGAGCCATGCAGCAAGATAAATGGAGCCCGAGACGATCGGCGGCGCGTAAAAGGGCCTCGCTGCTGAACCGCGCATGGAATGGCGTCAGATGGATCGGCTCCGTTCCGGGACGCGCATTCCCGAAACCTGAAGTCGCCGAAGGCGGTCGCTTCTTAGCAGGATTGGTCTCGGGCGTTCGTCGCCGCGCGCGACACGATAGCCGACTCAGAGTGGATGAAGATCGCCGCATCGATTTCGAGGCGACGGCGTTTCTGCATGGGATGAAAGTCTGGCAGGTCGAGCAGTTGGTGCAGCGCCGTCGCCGGCAGACGGCGCTGGCTGCTTATCTCTTATTTGGCGCGGCCTGGGCGCTGTTCTTCTACTGGCTCTGCGAGATCGCGATCACGCCATGGGAGTCCTGGCGCATTGCTCCGGTTCTGGAGTTTGCGCCGTTCTGCGTGTTTCTGTTTCTGGCGGCGTTCCAAAGCGCGCTGCAGAATTATCAGCTCAGAACGCGGCGCCTGGCGACGGCGTGGGAATATCTCACCACGTCCGAGCGATTCTGGCCGAGCTGAGAGCCGCGCATTTTCGGCGGCGTCGATGAGCGCCGGCGCGAGGCTCCGGAGCAATAAGCTCCCGACGATCTCCTGCATGACGAAAAATGCTCGGGCGGTGCGCAGAATTATCTGCGCACCGCCCGAAGCATTTGTTCTCGGCGATGCCGAGCGTTCATGGCGATCACGGCTGTTGATTTCCACTGAGAGCTGACCCAGGCAGCACGGGTTTTTCCACCGAGAACTGACCCATGTTCGAACCTTTCCCCCTCGACCGTCGCGGGGGACCTGGGAGTGATCGACATGGAGTTATTGAGCGTCATCCGACGCTGGCGATATCGGCAGGAGTTCTCGATCCGAGAGATCGCGCGACGCACGGGGCTGTCGCGCAATACCGTGCGCAAATACCTGCGCTCGGACAGCGTCGAGCCGCGGTTCGCCACGCCCGATCGACCGAGCCGGCTCGACCCGTTCGCCGACAAGCTGGCGCACATGCTGCGTCACGAGGCCGCAAAGTCGCGCAAGCAGAAGCGGACGGTCAAACAGTTGCACGCGGATCTGGTCGCCCTCGGCTACGACGGCTCCTACAATCGCGTGGCGGCCTTCGCGCGGGAGTGGAGGGCGGCGCGGCATCGGGAGCAGCAGACCTGCGGGCGCGGCGCGTTCGTGCCGCTGACGTTTCTACCCGGCGAGGCGTTCCAGTTCGACTGGTCGGAGGATTGGGCGATCATCGCGGGCGAGCGGACGAAGTTGCAGGTCGCCCAGTTCAAGCTCTCCTACAGCCGCGCGTTCTTCCTCCGCGCCTACCCGCAACAGACGCATGAGATGCTGTTCGACGCTCACAATCACGCCTTCCGCGTGCTGGGCGGCGTGCCCCGGCGAGGCATTTACGACAATATGAGCACGGCGATCGACAAGGTCGGGCGCGGCAAAGAGCGCCAGGTCAACGCCCGCTTCGCCGCCATGGTCAGCCATTTCCTGTTCGAGGCCGCATTCTGCAATCCGGCCTCCGGCTGGGAAAAGGGGCAAATCGAGAAGAACGTTCAGGACGCTCGTCACCGCCTCTGGCAGCCGATCCCGAGCTTTCCGTCGCTGGCGGCGCTCAACGACTGGCTGGAGGCGCGATGCCGCGAGCTGTGGGCCGAGATTCCGCACAGCGCGCAGCCGGGGACGATCGCGGACGCTTGGCGCGAGGAGGTTCCGCAGCTGATGCAGCCTCCGCGGCCATTCGACGGCTTCGTCGAACACACCAAGCGGGTCACGCCGACGTGCCTGATCCATCTGGAGCGCAATCGCTACAGCGTGCCGGCCTCGTTCGCCAATCGCCCCGTCAGCGTGCGGGTCTACCCCGAGCGCGTCGTCGTCGCCGCCGAGGGGCAGATCGTGTGCGAGCACGCCCGCGTCTTCGCCCGTTCGCATAACGACAAGAGCGTGACGGTCTACGACTGGCGGCATTATCTCTCCGTCATCCAGCGCAAGCCGGGCGCGCTGCGCAACGGCGCGCCCTTCGCCGAACTGCCGGTCGCCTTACGGACGCTGCAACAGCGCATGCTCGAGAAGCCGGGCGGCGACCGTGAGATGGTCGAGATTTTGGCTCTGGTCCTACAGCACGACGAGCAGGCCGTGCTGACCGCCGTCGAACTGGCGTTGGCGGCCGGCGCGCCGACCAAGACGCACATCTTGAACCTGTTGCATCGCCTGGTGGACGGCAAGCCGGTCGACGCGCCGCCCGTGAAGCCGCCCAATGCGCTGACGCTCACCACCGAGCCGCAGGCCAATGTCGAGCGNTACGACGCGCTGCGCAAAGGTCGGGAGGCGCGCCATGCGTCATAATCCTGCCGCCGGCGCCATCGTCATCATGCTGCGCAGTCTCAAAATGCACGGCATGGCGCAAGCCGTCAGCGAGCTGACCGAGCAAGGCTCCCCGGCCTTCGAGGCGGCGC is a window encoding:
- the istA gene encoding IS21 family transposase, which gives rise to MELLSVIRRWRYRQEFSIREIARRTGLSRNTVRKYLRSDSVEPRFATPDRPSRLDPFADKLAHMLRHEAAKSRKQKRTVKQLHADLVALGYDGSYNRVAAFAREWRAARHREQQTCGRGAFVPLTFLPGEAFQFDWSEDWAIIAGERTKLQVAQFKLSYSRAFFLRAYPQQTHEMLFDAHNHAFRVLGGVPRRGIYDNMSTAIDKVGRGKERQVNARFAAMVSHFLFEAAFCNPASGWEKGQIEKNVQDARHRLWQPIPSFPSLAALNDWLEARCRELWAEIPHSAQPGTIADAWREEVPQLMQPPRPFDGFVEHTKRVTPTCLIHLERNRYSVPASFANRPVSVRVYPERVVVAAEGQIVCEHARVFARSHNDKSVTVYDWRHYLSVIQRKPGALRNGAPFAELPVALRTLQQRMLEKPGGDREMVEILALVLQHDEQAVLTAVELALAAGAPTKTHILNLLHRLVDGKPVDAPPVKPPNALTLTTEPQANVERYDALRKGREARHAS